From Oryza brachyantha chromosome 9, ObraRS2, whole genome shotgun sequence, a single genomic window includes:
- the LOC102719143 gene encoding protein MANNAN SYNTHESIS-RELATED 1-like, which yields MTVDPRQLVAGFLTLSMFVMLGNMIKHDHFTPVGGEELALETAGVDSNEIKVADTTEITKVNTVGVDLPKETAEEIRPCWSKPSPNVQESKGFVTFSLTMGPEFHISQITDAVVIARYLGATLVLPEIRGNELGKRRKFEDMYDVDKFMTSLDGVVKVVHSLPNRVSAKKPAVIRVPNRVTEEFISGTIEPIFQRNNYLRLATIFSSISLKQKESSNKDLDSTACLAMFSGLELKPEFSAVAKHMLDRLKEISKPDGMVIAVDMQTELLEKKNCKTSGGSRRRGCYYPQEVLNFLKKVGFSANTTIYLTETWWHKSLNTLKEAFPNTYTKDDIMPAANKGEFLKSGDSYLARALDLKICSESDVFVPAIPGLFYGHVAGKRIASGLTNIIVPAPVSSTSALASEFISTYISKKSHLAYSCYC from the exons ATGACGGTCGACCCGCGGCAGCTGGTGGCCGGCTTCCTCACCCTGTCCATGTTCGTCATGCTCGGCAACATGATCAAGCACGACCACTTCACccccgtcggcggcgaggag TTGGCCTTGGAGACAGCAGGTGTAGATTCAAACGAAATTAAAGTTGCAGATACAACCGAAATAACCAAGGTCAATACGGTTGGAGTGGATCTACCAAAGGAGACCGCTGAGGAGATTAGACCTTGCTGGTCCAAACCAAGCCCAA ATGTTCAGGAGTCTAAGGGTTTTGTTACATTCTCATTGACTATGGGCCCTGAATTCCACATCTCACAG ATTACTGATGCTGTGGTTATTGCAAGATATCTAGGTGCGACACTTGTACTTCCAGAAATTAGAGGAAATGAGTTAGGGAAGAGGCG CAAATTCGAAGACATGTATGATGTGGATAAATTCATGACAAGCTTGGATGGAGTGGTCAAAGTAGTACATTCACTTCCTAATAGAGTGTCTGCTAAGAAGCCAGCAGTAATTAGAGTACCAAACAGGGTGACTGAAGAATTCATCTCGGGAACCATTGAGCCAATCTTCCAAAGAAATAACTACTTACGACTTGCGACTATTTTCTCTTCAATAAgtttaaaacaaaaggagtCAAGCAACAAGGACTTGGACTCTACTGCTTGCCTCGCAATGTTCAGTGGCCTTGAGTTGAAACCTGAATTTTCAGCAGTAGCCAAACATATGTTGGACAGGCTTAAAGAAATAAGCAAGCCCGACGGGATGGTTATAGCAGTCGATATGCAGACTGAATTGCTAGAAAAGAAGAATTGTAAAACGAGTGGAGGTTCAAGAAGAAGAGGCTGTTATTACCCTCAGGAAGTTTTGAACTTCCTGAAGAAGGTTGGCTTCTCTGCTAATACAACAATCTACTTGACAGAGACATGGTGGCACAAAAGCCTGAATACTCTGAAGGAGGCATTTCCAAACACTTACACCAAG GATGATATAATGCCAGCCGCTAACAAAGGTGAATTCCTGAAATCTGGAGATTCATACCTAGCAAGAGCGCTGGACCTCAAAATCTGCTCGGAGAGCGACGTGTTCGTCCCTGCCATCCCTGGCCTATTCTATGGGCATGTCGCCGGGAAGAGGATAGCATCAGGCCTGACCAACATTATAGTTCCTGCTCCAGTGTCCAGCACTTCAGCTCTGGCTTCAGAGTTCATCTCCACATATATTTCCAAGAAGAGTCATCTTGCCTACTCATGTTACTGCTAG